In Streptomyces sp. NBC_01231, the sequence CCTTTGAGGCTCCGGATCGACGTCACGACCTCCGACGTGCTGCCACCCACGGTCACGTCCCGCGTCCCGGGGGCCGCTCCCCCGCCCGGCCTCCGCGTCGGCGGTCCCGACACACTCCGTCTGGGCTACGAGACGGAGGGCGGTGACTTCGAGATCCTCGCCGAACTCGACGGCCGCTACCTCACCACCGAGGTCGCCGGCGGTTTCACCGGCCGGGTCTTCGGCATGTACGCCACGCGGGGCAGCGCGGCCTTCGACTGGTTCGAGCTGCGGCCCGCCTGACAGGCACGTTCCCACCACGGCCGTACTCACCTGACGGTGCGGCCGGGGTGCGGCTTGTGGACCGGATGGCGCACGGGCCCCTCCAGGACGGGTGACGTGCCGGGCAACTACCTACCAACAGAATGGAAAGTTTCGCGGTTTCTACAACGAAAGTTTCCTCGTGGACACCGGCGCGCGTCAATGACCCGCCGCCCACTCTCTTCTCAAGTGCGGGCGACGGACAGGAAACTGAGGTCAGGTCAGTTCTTCGGCGGCGCGGTGCTGGCGCGGACGGTCAGGGTCGTCCCGATCTCCAGTCGAGCCTGCGGAGCGTTCTCGCCGCGGCCGAGGGCCAGCGCCATCTCGGTCGCCGCGACGGCCATCTCGGTCAGAGGCTGATGGACGGTGGTCAGCGGCGGATCCACCCACGCGACCACCGGCAGGTCGTCGAATCCGACCACGCTCAGGTCCTCCGGAACCCGCAGTCCGGCCTCGCGCGCGGCCTGGTAGACACCGAGCGCCTGGAGGTCGTTGGCGGTGAAGACGGCGGTCGGGGGCTCCGGAAGGGCCAGCAGGGAGCGGGCGGCGGCGCATCCGTCGTCGCGGGTCAGTCCGGCGTGCACGACGAGTTCGGGAGCGAGCGGCAGGCCCGCGCTGTGGAGCGCGGAACGGTAGCCGTCCAGGCGGGCGCAGCAGCACAGCACGTCCTCGGGTCCGCTGATCATCGCGATGCGGCGATGTCCCAGTTCGGCCAGGTGACGGGTCGCGGCCCGGCCTCCGGACCAGTTGGTCGCGCCGACGAACGGGACGTCGTCCGGCAGCTCGACGGTCGGGTCGAAGACGACGAACGGGATCCCCTTCGCCCTCAGCTGGTCACGCTCGGCCTCGGACAACTGGGCTACGGACAGCACGCAGTTGGGGCGTCGGGACACGGTGTCGTCCCAGGTCGCCGGAGTGGTGTCGTGCAGACCGAACTCGGAGACAAGGACTCCGACGCCGTGCTGACGGGCCACCCGTTCCACGCCTCGGATGATCTCCACCGCCCACATGCTCTCCAGCTCGCGGAAGACGAGTTCCACGGTGTTGCTGCGGCCGGCCCCCGCCGGTTTGCGGTAGCCGTACCTGTTGACCAGTTCCTCGACCCGGGCACGGGTGTCCGCCGACACCCCCGACTTGCCGTTGATCACCTTGGACACGGTCGGAACGGACACTCCCGCCGACTCGGCGATGTAGGCGATGGTGACCGGCCGGGCCGGGTCGCCGCCTCGCGGGCGTTCCTGATCTGTCAGTCCGTCAGTGCCGCGGTCCGCCAAGGTCGTCTTCCCCCGTCACCGGCCCGATCTCGCCCGGTTCGGGCGGTGAACGAAAGCGGACCGAACAAGTCACCTGTGTGTACGGCAGCATTCTGGCACTTCGCCTGGACGAACGGGTAGGCAACGGCACGCCCCCTTGTTACATTCTCCGGCGCGATCGACGAAAGTTTCCCACGTCTTCGTTCGACGCGTGATGGTCGCGAGTCCGACCCGGCTTCACCTCGGCACCCCCGCAAGCCCTTCGCTGTCCCCCACCGTGGAAGGCGCACCTGATGACGAGACTGACCAGACTCCTTGCCCGGCGACGCGGGTCCTCGCGGCCCGTGCGGCGCCTGGCGGCGCTCGCCCTGGCGATCGTCCTGCTCCCCCTGGCGCCGGTCGCCGCTCACGCCGATACGCCGTCGTCGGCGTCGGCCGGTTCCCCCGCGGCCCGCAGCGCGGTGGCCGCGATGCAGCCCGGCTGGAACATGGGCAACACCTACGACGCCATTCCCGACGAGACGTCCTGGGGCAACCCGCCCGTGACCCAGGCGCTCCTGAAGAAGGTCAAGTCGCAGGGCTTCAGGAGCATCCGACTGCCCGTCACGTGGGGCACCCACCAGGGCGCGGCGCCGGACTACACGATCGACGCGGCCTGGATGGCGAAGGTCAGACAAGTCGTGGACTGGGCACAGGCCGAGGGTCTGTACGTCCTGATCAACATGCACCACGACTCGTGGATGTGGGTCAACCAGCTGCCGGCCGACCACGACACCGTCCTCGCCAGGTACGACGCGACCTGGACCCAGATCGCGGCGACGTTCCGTGACACCTCGTCCAAGGTGGTGTTCGAGAGCATCAACGAGCCGACGTTCAGCGGCACTTCGGGCGACGACGAGAACTACCGGCTGCTCAAGGAGCTCAACGGCGAGTTCCACCGGATCGTCCGCGCGTCCGGCGGCCAGAACGCCACCCGGCTGCTCGTACTGCCCACCCTCTACACCAACGCGGACCAGTCGCGGCTGGACGCGCTGGCCGCCGAACTGACCACCCTGAA encodes:
- a CDS encoding substrate-binding domain-containing protein, with protein sequence MTDQERPRGGDPARPVTIAYIAESAGVSVPTVSKVINGKSGVSADTRARVEELVNRYGYRKPAGAGRSNTVELVFRELESMWAVEIIRGVERVARQHGVGVLVSEFGLHDTTPATWDDTVSRRPNCVLSVAQLSEAERDQLRAKGIPFVVFDPTVELPDDVPFVGATNWSGGRAATRHLAELGHRRIAMISGPEDVLCCCARLDGYRSALHSAGLPLAPELVVHAGLTRDDGCAAARSLLALPEPPTAVFTANDLQALGVYQAAREAGLRVPEDLSVVGFDDLPVVAWVDPPLTTVHQPLTEMAVAATEMALALGRGENAPQARLEIGTTLTVRASTAPPKN